The Mesorhizobium sp. B1-1-8 genome contains a region encoding:
- a CDS encoding TIGR02281 family clan AA aspartic protease: MNRLFWIVMAVIGTGLVLLMLNDSAGRTFGMDNNDFSRVIWLGALGTLIGASLLRSGRPMGDMARNLGVWAAIVLVLIAGYQYRYELQDVASRVSAGLVPGSPLALGVDNGHATVTLDKADSGHFEARILVNGTPVRAVVDTGATSTVLTSDDALAAGFNPAVLNFTIPVSTANGVARAAVVRTDQVAIGGIVRKDMPVMVAAPGMLGQSLLGMNFIGSLSGFDVRGDRMILRD, from the coding sequence ATGAACCGGCTATTCTGGATCGTGATGGCGGTGATCGGCACCGGGCTGGTGCTGCTTATGCTCAACGATTCCGCCGGCCGCACCTTCGGCATGGATAACAACGATTTCAGCCGGGTGATCTGGCTTGGCGCGCTCGGAACGCTGATCGGCGCCAGCCTGCTTCGCTCGGGTCGGCCGATGGGCGACATGGCGCGCAATCTCGGCGTCTGGGCGGCCATCGTGCTCGTCCTGATCGCCGGCTACCAGTACCGCTATGAATTGCAGGATGTCGCCAGCCGCGTCAGCGCCGGCCTCGTTCCGGGAAGCCCGTTGGCGCTGGGCGTGGACAACGGTCATGCCACCGTCACCCTCGACAAGGCCGATAGCGGTCATTTCGAAGCGCGCATCCTAGTCAACGGCACGCCGGTACGGGCCGTGGTCGACACCGGTGCGACCAGCACGGTGCTGACCTCCGACGACGCGCTGGCGGCCGGGTTCAATCCGGCGGTGCTCAACTTCACCATACCGGTTTCGACGGCCAACGGCGTGGCGCGCGCCGCCGTGGTGCGGACCGATCAGGTGGCGATCGGGGGCATCGTGCGCAAGGACATGCCAGTGATGGTGGCGGCTCCGGGCATGCTCGGCCAGAGCCTGCTCGGCATGAATTTCATCGGCTCGCTGTCGGGCTTCGATGTGCGCGGCGACCGGATGATTTTGCGCGACTGA
- a CDS encoding DUF1289 domain-containing protein → MTAIESPCILVCSIDMKTGFCFGCGRTRDEIAAWIAMTPEVRRAVMAELPARLETVERRPRRETRRSRMARERDAL, encoded by the coding sequence ATGACGGCAATCGAATCTCCCTGCATCCTGGTCTGTTCGATCGATATGAAAACCGGCTTCTGCTTCGGCTGCGGCCGCACGCGCGATGAAATCGCCGCCTGGATCGCGATGACGCCGGAAGTCCGGCGAGCTGTCATGGCCGAACTGCCGGCAAGACTGGAGACGGTCGAGCGGCGGCCGCGCCGCGAGACACGGCGCAGCCGCATGGCGCGCGAGCGCGACGCCCTTTGA
- a CDS encoding nicotinate-nucleotide--dimethylbenzimidazole phosphoribosyltransferase, producing MTSTTPFDDFRSLLATLPAADAAAEDRIRMLFAKADKPKASLGRIEDIAAWLGAWSGRAPPAVNRPLVAIFAGNHGAVRHAVSPRPVAATANAVELCAAGGAAINQVCIANDLGLKVFDLALDIPTGDITEAAALDERGCAATMAFGMEAVAGGADLLCLGDLGVGNSTIAAALCAALFGGKGGDWVGPGSGADAAMMARKVDVIDRALALHGASLGDPLEALRRVGGREFAAICGAILAARMQKIPVLLDGFVATAAAAVLHAANPAALDHCLLASLSPEPGHARAAQKLGLRPLLDFGISHGEGIGAGLAAGLVKAAALTSSGMAAAVRR from the coding sequence ATGACCAGCACAACACCCTTCGACGATTTCCGCAGCCTTCTGGCGACGCTTCCGGCAGCGGACGCCGCAGCCGAGGATCGCATCCGAATGCTGTTCGCCAAGGCCGACAAACCAAAGGCTTCGCTCGGCCGCATCGAGGATATCGCCGCCTGGCTCGGCGCCTGGAGCGGGCGCGCGCCGCCGGCCGTGAACCGACCGCTGGTGGCGATCTTTGCCGGCAACCACGGTGCCGTGCGCCATGCCGTCTCGCCACGGCCGGTGGCCGCGACCGCCAATGCGGTCGAGCTTTGCGCCGCCGGCGGTGCGGCGATCAACCAGGTCTGCATCGCCAACGATCTCGGCCTGAAAGTCTTCGATCTGGCGCTCGACATTCCGACAGGAGACATCACCGAAGCGGCGGCGCTCGACGAGCGCGGCTGCGCCGCCACCATGGCGTTCGGCATGGAAGCGGTCGCCGGCGGTGCCGACCTGCTTTGCCTAGGCGACCTCGGCGTCGGCAATTCAACCATCGCCGCGGCGCTTTGCGCGGCGCTGTTCGGCGGCAAGGGCGGCGACTGGGTCGGGCCGGGATCGGGCGCGGATGCGGCGATGATGGCGCGCAAGGTTGACGTCATTGATCGTGCGCTTGCTTTGCATGGCGCCAGCCTCGGCGATCCGCTTGAGGCGTTGCGCCGGGTCGGCGGGCGCGAATTCGCGGCGATCTGCGGCGCCATTCTCGCGGCCCGCATGCAGAAGATCCCGGTGCTGCTCGATGGGTTCGTCGCGACCGCAGCGGCCGCGGTCCTCCATGCGGCCAATCCCGCGGCGCTCGACCATTGCCTGCTCGCCAGCCTGTCGCCCGAACCAGGCCACGCCAGGGCAGCGCAAAAACTTGGCCTGCGCCCGCTGCTCGATTTCGGCATCAGTCACGGCGAGGGGATAGGAGCCGGCCTTGCCGCCGGCCTCGTCAAGGCCGCGGCGCTCACCAGTTCCGGCATGGCGGCGGCCGTTCGGCGATAA
- a CDS encoding sensor histidine kinase: MPLLRSDTADKFIVDRRKPHRNSDVARAVRKTRDRLSQQAGNLDFDRELLKLHARAMMVSAAAIPLLVLAVAAIGRLAGLDQQVTIWALFTLLCYTIVAFMAHRVERTEAAELDPVRTRREFLIGHFLCGLGWAWFAWLGCDACQADQFHIVKAVVLLVAMAITAVMASSLGGALLATFAIPVAVYVYAVVRLWMPVEAIMAALLVIALPFFGYVARQLNQSSWMVLSFRSEKDALIAEVETAKSMSDEARRRAEDANLAKSRFLASMSHELRTPLNAILGFSEVMANEVLGPMNNPTYRDYAHDVHESGQHLLDLINEILDLSRIEAGRYQLNEEPVVLLTIVEDCCHMMELRARNKDIRIVQEFETTLPRLFADERALRQITLNLLSNAIKFTPSGGEVRVRVGWTAGGGQYISVKDNGPGIPEEEIPVVLSAFGQGSIAIKSAEQGTGLGLPIVQGLLAMHGGEFELHSKLREGTEAIAIFPLSRVMEELPALPTKAVAARRR, translated from the coding sequence ATGCCTTTGCTACGCTCGGACACAGCGGATAAATTCATTGTGGACCGCAGGAAACCGCATCGCAACAGCGATGTGGCGCGCGCGGTGCGCAAGACGCGCGACCGTCTTTCGCAGCAGGCGGGCAATCTCGATTTCGACCGCGAACTCTTGAAGCTGCATGCGCGCGCCATGATGGTCAGCGCGGCGGCAATCCCGCTGCTCGTGCTCGCCGTGGCGGCAATCGGCCGCCTTGCCGGTCTGGACCAGCAGGTCACCATCTGGGCCCTGTTCACGCTGCTTTGCTATACGATCGTGGCTTTCATGGCCCACCGCGTCGAGCGCACGGAAGCCGCCGAGCTCGATCCGGTGCGGACGCGTCGAGAATTCCTGATCGGCCATTTCCTGTGCGGCCTCGGCTGGGCCTGGTTCGCCTGGCTCGGCTGCGATGCGTGCCAGGCCGACCAGTTTCATATCGTCAAGGCCGTGGTGCTCCTGGTCGCCATGGCAATAACCGCCGTAATGGCGTCGTCGCTGGGCGGCGCCCTGCTTGCGACCTTCGCTATCCCGGTCGCTGTCTACGTCTATGCGGTCGTCCGCCTGTGGATGCCGGTGGAAGCCATCATGGCGGCGCTGCTGGTGATTGCGCTGCCCTTTTTCGGCTATGTCGCGCGCCAGCTCAACCAGTCCTCCTGGATGGTGCTCAGTTTCCGTTCGGAAAAGGACGCGCTGATCGCCGAGGTGGAGACGGCGAAATCGATGTCCGACGAGGCACGACGCCGCGCCGAGGACGCCAACCTGGCGAAGTCGCGCTTCCTCGCTTCGATGAGCCATGAGCTCAGGACGCCGCTCAACGCCATCCTCGGTTTCTCCGAGGTGATGGCCAATGAAGTGCTCGGGCCGATGAACAACCCGACCTATCGCGACTACGCGCATGACGTGCACGAATCCGGCCAGCATCTGCTCGATCTCATCAACGAGATCCTCGATTTGTCGCGCATCGAGGCCGGGCGTTATCAGCTCAACGAGGAACCGGTGGTGCTGCTGACGATCGTCGAGGACTGCTGCCATATGATGGAGCTCAGGGCCCGCAACAAGGACATCCGCATCGTCCAGGAGTTCGAGACGACCTTGCCGCGCCTGTTTGCCGATGAGCGGGCGCTCAGGCAGATCACGCTCAACCTGTTGTCCAACGCCATCAAGTTCACCCCTTCGGGCGGCGAGGTGCGCGTGCGCGTCGGCTGGACCGCGGGCGGCGGTCAGTACATTTCGGTCAAGGACAACGGCCCCGGCATTCCGGAAGAAGAAATCCCGGTGGTGCTTTCAGCGTTTGGCCAGGGCTCGATCGCCATCAAGAGCGCCGAGCAGGGAACCGGCCTCGGCCTGCCGATCGTGCAGGGCCTGCTGGCCATGCATGGCGGCGAGTTCGAGCTCCACTCCAAGCTGCGCGAGGGCACCGAAGCGATCGCCATCTTCCCGCTGAGCCGCGTGATGGAGGAACTGCCGGCGCTGCCGACCAAGGCGGTCGCCGCACGGCGGCGTTAA
- a CDS encoding thermonuclease family protein, translating into MSRSWPRGPGRRYAPRPPPSLWRRLLDYGLTVVLLGLLILVAARLDRFETRNEQGTAVVNDGDSITLGAERIRMRGIDAPEYMQICRKGAADYACGKLARQSLVRLIANRPVSCSGWQRDRYGRLLGDCKAGETDLNRAQVEAGWAVAYGDFEAEEAGARAAKAGVWAGSFEEPQDWRDSHRDAPVERKHSTLASIGDLLRELFRFW; encoded by the coding sequence ATGAGCCGTTCCTGGCCGCGAGGACCGGGCCGGCGATACGCTCCGCGCCCGCCGCCAAGCCTTTGGCGCAGGCTGCTGGATTATGGGCTGACTGTCGTGCTGCTCGGCCTGCTCATCCTGGTGGCGGCGCGGCTCGACCGCTTCGAGACCCGCAACGAGCAGGGCACTGCCGTCGTCAATGACGGCGATTCGATCACGCTGGGCGCCGAGCGCATCCGCATGCGCGGCATCGACGCTCCCGAGTACATGCAGATCTGCCGCAAGGGCGCCGCCGACTATGCCTGCGGCAAACTCGCGCGGCAGTCGCTGGTCAGGCTGATCGCCAACAGGCCGGTTTCGTGCAGCGGCTGGCAGCGCGACCGCTACGGCCGGCTGCTCGGCGATTGCAAGGCGGGCGAGACGGACCTCAATCGGGCGCAGGTCGAGGCCGGATGGGCGGTCGCCTATGGCGATTTCGAGGCGGAGGAGGCTGGCGCCAGGGCGGCCAAGGCCGGCGTCTGGGCCGGCAGCTTCGAGGAGCCGCAGGACTGGCGTGACAGCCACCGCGATGCGCCGGTCGAGAGGAAGCACAGCACGCTGGCGTCGATCGGCGATCTCCTGCGCGAGCTTTTCCGCTTCTGGTGA
- a CDS encoding glutathione S-transferase, whose protein sequence is MKLFDGGRAPNPRRVRVFLAEKGLSVPLVPIDMGALEHREEPVASRNALRRLPVLELDDGTIITESIAICRYFEELHPEPALFGKGALGKAMVEMWQRRMEFNLLTCVAAAFRHIHPAMKDWEVPQIAEWGEANKPKAIDFLHLLDRELANREFAAGDKYSVADITGLIAVDFMKPARIKVPEECGNVLRWHAAIASRPSAVA, encoded by the coding sequence ATGAAGCTGTTCGATGGCGGCCGCGCGCCAAATCCCCGGCGGGTCCGGGTTTTTCTCGCGGAAAAGGGGCTGAGCGTTCCTTTGGTGCCCATCGATATGGGCGCGCTGGAGCATCGCGAGGAGCCGGTGGCGTCGCGCAACGCGCTGCGGCGGCTGCCGGTGCTCGAACTCGACGACGGCACCATCATCACGGAGTCGATCGCCATCTGCCGCTATTTCGAGGAGCTGCATCCGGAGCCCGCTTTGTTCGGCAAGGGAGCGCTCGGCAAGGCCATGGTGGAGATGTGGCAGCGGCGCATGGAGTTCAATCTGCTGACTTGCGTCGCCGCCGCCTTCCGGCATATCCATCCGGCGATGAAGGACTGGGAGGTGCCGCAGATCGCCGAATGGGGCGAGGCCAACAAACCCAAGGCGATCGACTTCCTGCATCTCCTCGACCGGGAGTTGGCGAACCGGGAATTCGCCGCCGGCGATAAATACTCGGTCGCCGACATCACCGGGCTGATCGCTGTCGATTTCATGAAGCCGGCGCGCATCAAGGTGCCGGAGGAATGCGGCAACGTGCTGCGCTGGCATGCGGCGATCGCGAGCCGGCCGAGCGCTGTGGCGTGA
- a CDS encoding uracil-DNA glycosylase family protein: protein MSEELESLAQRVRACRICVENPAGRPLPHEPRPVLRPSSKARILLASQAPGTKVHISGMPFTDASGDRLRSWLGVSSEEFYDTEKFAIVPMGFCFPGQDAKGSDLPPRRECAPAWRSRLMALMPQIDLVLTIGGYAQSWHMGAARSASLTDTVKNWRAAWDAPARPKVLPLPHPSWRNTGWLKKNPWFEMDLLPFLQSEIRYRIN, encoded by the coding sequence ATGAGTGAAGAGCTGGAGAGCCTAGCCCAGAGGGTGCGGGCCTGCCGCATCTGCGTCGAGAACCCGGCCGGCCGGCCGTTGCCGCATGAGCCGCGGCCGGTGCTGAGACCCTCATCGAAGGCGCGCATCCTGCTTGCCAGCCAGGCGCCGGGCACCAAGGTGCACATATCCGGCATGCCGTTTACCGATGCTTCCGGAGATCGCCTCAGAAGCTGGCTCGGCGTCAGCAGCGAGGAGTTCTACGACACCGAAAAATTCGCCATCGTGCCGATGGGTTTTTGCTTCCCAGGCCAGGATGCCAAGGGCTCCGACCTGCCGCCGCGCCGCGAGTGCGCGCCGGCCTGGCGCAGCCGGTTGATGGCACTGATGCCGCAGATCGACCTGGTGCTGACGATCGGCGGCTATGCGCAGTCCTGGCATATGGGCGCCGCGCGCAGCGCTTCATTGACGGACACGGTGAAGAACTGGCGCGCCGCATGGGACGCGCCGGCCAGGCCGAAAGTGCTGCCGCTGCCGCATCCGTCGTGGCGAAACACCGGTTGGCTGAAGAAGAATCCCTGGTTTGAAATGGATTTGCTGCCTTTCCTCCAATCGGAAATCCGCTATCGCATCAACTAG
- a CDS encoding Lrp/AsnC family transcriptional regulator has product MDRLDRKILRLLQEDATLAVADVAKKVGLSTTPCWRRIQKLEEEGVIKRRVAILDHEKVNVRVTVFVSIRTNSHSHEWLRRFSEVIQEFPEVVEFYRMSGDVDYLLRVVVPDIAAYDAFYKRLIAKIEIRDVSSSFAMEQIKYTTEIPLDYMVLDKESGANAA; this is encoded by the coding sequence ATGGACCGCCTTGACAGAAAAATTCTTCGCCTCCTGCAGGAGGACGCAACCCTTGCGGTCGCCGATGTCGCCAAGAAAGTCGGCCTGTCGACCACGCCCTGCTGGCGGCGCATCCAGAAGCTCGAGGAGGAGGGCGTCATCAAGCGGCGCGTGGCCATCCTCGACCACGAGAAGGTCAATGTGCGGGTCACCGTCTTCGTGTCGATCCGCACCAATTCGCACAGCCATGAATGGCTGCGCCGCTTCTCCGAAGTCATCCAGGAATTTCCGGAAGTGGTCGAGTTCTACCGCATGAGCGGCGACGTCGACTATCTCTTGCGCGTCGTGGTGCCCGACATCGCCGCCTATGACGCATTCTACAAGCGGCTGATCGCCAAGATCGAGATCCGCGACGTGTCGTCGTCCTTCGCCATGGAGCAGATCAAGTACACGACGGAGATCCCGCTCGACTACATGGTGCTGGACAAGGAATCGGGCGCCAACGCGGCTTGA
- a CDS encoding DUF3299 domain-containing protein — protein MDNRLKTVALAAAVFVSTAVEASAAPTHIFWKDLRPATQAIAEDANLPMIAAKLPDHGETLSLNLQDKTIQLAGYALPVDRDGDLVYQFLLVPWTGACSHMPTPPPNQIVLVTPAHPYKMAQVYQPVSVTGALQPGLEKSQLFILDGVSIVQSGYTVRKAEVTSVDTVPDTVTLPVNSPWNFLNKKKN, from the coding sequence ATGGACAACCGCCTCAAAACCGTAGCGCTCGCAGCCGCGGTGTTTGTCTCCACTGCCGTCGAAGCCTCGGCCGCGCCCACGCACATCTTCTGGAAGGATTTGCGCCCGGCCACCCAGGCGATCGCCGAGGACGCCAACCTGCCGATGATCGCGGCGAAATTGCCCGACCATGGGGAGACCTTGTCGCTCAATCTCCAGGACAAGACGATACAATTAGCCGGCTATGCATTGCCGGTCGATCGCGATGGTGACTTGGTCTACCAGTTCCTTTTGGTGCCGTGGACAGGCGCCTGCAGCCACATGCCGACGCCACCGCCCAACCAGATCGTGCTGGTCACGCCGGCGCATCCCTACAAGATGGCGCAGGTCTACCAGCCGGTCTCGGTCACCGGCGCGCTGCAGCCGGGCCTGGAGAAGAGCCAGCTCTTCATTCTCGACGGCGTCTCGATCGTCCAGTCGGGCTACACGGTGCGCAAGGCCGAGGTGACAAGCGTCGACACCGTGCCGGATACGGTCACGCTGCCGGTCAACTCGCCGTGGAATTTTCTCAACAAAAAGAAGAACTGA
- a CDS encoding GNAT family N-acetyltransferase, with protein MPKRSNASPPERLDLAGIRFIEVTPETRGCFEDLFEQPSAPKYCWCMAWRYSGREHIDSDEKKRLMMARIDAGTPVGIVAELAGKPVGWCSVAPRETYRRLSKQQDDGEAGLWSIVCFYVPRSLRGGGLASALLDAAIDHAFAKGAHIIEAYPVDEASPSYRFMGFRDMFAGRGFYETGMAGSRRHVMRLER; from the coding sequence GTGCCAAAACGCTCGAACGCCTCGCCGCCAGAACGGCTTGACCTTGCCGGCATCCGCTTCATCGAGGTGACGCCGGAGACGCGCGGCTGCTTCGAAGACTTGTTCGAACAGCCCAGCGCGCCGAAATACTGTTGGTGCATGGCCTGGCGCTACTCCGGCCGCGAGCACATCGATAGCGACGAGAAAAAACGCCTGATGATGGCGCGCATCGATGCCGGCACACCGGTCGGCATTGTCGCTGAGCTGGCGGGCAAGCCAGTCGGCTGGTGCTCGGTCGCGCCGCGCGAAACCTACCGCAGGCTGTCGAAGCAACAGGATGACGGCGAGGCCGGCCTCTGGTCGATCGTTTGCTTTTACGTGCCGAGGTCGTTGCGCGGCGGCGGCCTCGCATCCGCTTTGCTCGATGCGGCGATCGACCATGCCTTCGCCAAAGGGGCCCACATCATCGAGGCTTATCCGGTGGACGAAGCGTCGCCGAGCTACAGGTTCATGGGCTTTCGCGACATGTTTGCCGGTCGCGGCTTCTACGAAACAGGCATGGCCGGTTCTCGCAGACATGTGATGCGGCTTGAGCGTTGA
- a CDS encoding DNA alkylation repair protein, translating into MALPDPSWSADDIVVHLRSIGTEQNRAGMARFGINIATALGVGNSELRPLARKLKKNHERALLLWDSGIREARLMAAFTGEPKKIDADMCRRWAADFDSWEIVDTVADLFAATAFWRDLVEEFAADEREFVRRTAFAMLAWGAVHLKNEPDATFLAYLPLIEKHAGDPRNFVKKAVNWALRQIGKRSVALHAPALALAERLAASSDKTARWIGKDAVKELSGAKTLERLAARTA; encoded by the coding sequence ATGGCCCTGCCCGATCCGAGCTGGAGCGCCGACGACATCGTCGTTCACTTGCGCTCGATCGGCACGGAGCAAAACCGCGCCGGCATGGCGCGCTTCGGCATCAACATTGCGACCGCGCTTGGCGTCGGCAATTCCGAATTGCGGCCGCTGGCGCGCAAGCTGAAGAAGAACCATGAGCGGGCGCTGCTTTTGTGGGACAGCGGCATCCGAGAGGCGCGGCTGATGGCCGCCTTCACCGGCGAGCCGAAGAAGATCGACGCCGATATGTGCCGGCGCTGGGCCGCGGATTTCGACAGCTGGGAGATCGTCGATACGGTCGCGGACCTGTTTGCCGCAACGGCATTCTGGCGCGATCTTGTCGAGGAATTTGCCGCCGACGAGCGCGAATTCGTCCGCCGCACCGCCTTTGCCATGCTGGCCTGGGGAGCGGTGCATCTCAAGAATGAGCCGGATGCGACATTCCTCGCCTACCTGCCGCTGATCGAAAAGCATGCTGGCGATCCGCGCAATTTCGTCAAGAAGGCGGTGAACTGGGCGCTGCGGCAGATCGGCAAGCGGTCAGTGGCCTTGCACGCCCCTGCCCTTGCGCTGGCGGAAAGACTGGCGGCATCGTCGGACAAGACGGCGCGCTGGATCGGCAAGGATGCGGTGAAGGAACTCTCCGGTGCCAAAACGCTCGAACGCCTCGCCGCCAGAACGGCTTGA
- a CDS encoding NAD(P)-dependent oxidoreductase — MASVAFLGLGVMGYPMAGHLRNKGGHDVTVYNRTTAKAEQWVAQHGGRLAQTPAEAAEGKDFVFSCVGNDDNLRSVTTGAKGAFAAMKNGSVYIDNTTASAEVARELDEAAKKAGFSFLDAPVSGGQAGAEDGTLTVMVGGQQAAFDKARPVIEAYARMVGLMGPVGAGQLTKMINQIAIAGLVQGLAEGIHFGKKAGLDIEKVIEVISKGAAGSWQMENRHKTMNAGKYDFGFAVDWMRKDLGICLAEADRNGAKLPVTALVDQFYKDVQAMGGKRWDTSSLLARLEK; from the coding sequence ATGGCATCGGTGGCATTTCTCGGTCTTGGCGTTATGGGCTATCCGATGGCCGGACACCTCAGGAACAAGGGCGGCCACGATGTCACCGTCTACAACCGCACCACAGCTAAGGCCGAGCAGTGGGTTGCCCAGCATGGCGGCAGGCTGGCGCAGACCCCGGCTGAGGCCGCGGAGGGTAAGGATTTCGTCTTCTCCTGCGTCGGCAATGACGACAACCTTCGCTCGGTGACGACCGGCGCAAAAGGGGCCTTCGCGGCGATGAAGAACGGCTCGGTCTATATCGACAACACCACCGCTTCCGCCGAAGTCGCGCGCGAGCTGGATGAAGCGGCCAAAAAGGCTGGCTTTTCCTTCCTCGACGCGCCGGTCTCCGGCGGCCAGGCCGGCGCCGAGGATGGTACTCTGACGGTGATGGTCGGCGGCCAGCAGGCCGCCTTCGACAAGGCCAGGCCGGTCATCGAGGCGTACGCCCGTATGGTTGGCTTGATGGGTCCGGTCGGTGCCGGCCAGCTGACGAAAATGATCAACCAGATCGCCATTGCCGGTCTCGTCCAGGGGCTGGCCGAAGGCATCCATTTCGGCAAGAAGGCAGGGCTCGACATCGAGAAGGTGATCGAGGTGATCTCCAAGGGCGCGGCCGGCTCATGGCAGATGGAAAACCGGCATAAGACCATGAACGCCGGCAAATATGATTTCGGCTTTGCCGTCGACTGGATGCGCAAGGATCTCGGCATTTGCCTGGCCGAAGCCGACCGCAACGGCGCCAAGCTGCCGGTGACAGCATTGGTCGACCAGTTCTACAAGGACGTGCAGGCGATGGGCGGCAAGCGCTGGGACACCTCCTCGCTGCTGGCGCGCCTGGAAAAATAG
- a CDS encoding ABC transporter permease, with translation MSVSQAIAVDKPPPLARGWSRARVVGYALVGVWILFGLGIVAYLVYAWNAEFFARYAPAYLQGLGTTLSLVAISMVLGAILSLPVAYGRMSKNRVLSGLAYCYVYFFRGTPLLVQTYLVYYGIGSFRPELETVGLWWFFREAFYCAVFAFSLNTAAYQAEILRGAIESVPRGQWEGAASLGLHRLQTLRKVIMPQAIIVALRPYGNELILMIKASAIVAIITVYDLMGNAKLAYAKSFDIQAYIWVAIVYLVMVEILRHGVEWIERRITVHLHR, from the coding sequence ATGAGCGTCAGCCAGGCCATCGCCGTCGACAAACCGCCGCCTTTGGCTCGCGGCTGGTCGCGCGCCCGTGTCGTCGGCTATGCGCTGGTCGGCGTGTGGATCCTTTTCGGTCTCGGCATCGTGGCCTATCTCGTCTACGCCTGGAATGCCGAGTTCTTCGCCAGATACGCGCCAGCCTATCTGCAGGGACTGGGCACAACCTTGTCGCTGGTGGCCATTTCGATGGTGCTCGGGGCAATCCTCTCGCTGCCCGTCGCCTATGGCCGCATGTCAAAGAACCGGGTGCTGTCGGGGCTGGCCTATTGCTATGTCTATTTCTTCCGCGGCACGCCGCTGCTCGTGCAGACTTATCTGGTCTATTACGGCATCGGTTCGTTCCGGCCGGAACTCGAAACGGTCGGACTGTGGTGGTTCTTCCGCGAGGCTTTCTACTGCGCCGTTTTTGCCTTCTCGCTCAACACCGCCGCCTATCAGGCCGAAATTCTGCGCGGCGCCATAGAAAGCGTTCCAAGGGGCCAATGGGAAGGCGCCGCCTCGCTCGGCCTGCACAGATTGCAGACGCTGCGCAAGGTCATCATGCCGCAAGCGATCATCGTGGCGCTGCGCCCTTACGGCAACGAGCTCATCCTGATGATCAAGGCCTCGGCCATCGTCGCCATCATCACTGTCTACGATCTAATGGGCAATGCGAAGCTCGCCTACGCCAAGTCCTTCGACATCCAGGCCTATATCTGGGTGGCGATCGTCTATCTGGTGATGGTCGAGATCCTGCGTCATGGCGTCGAGTGGATCGAACGCCGGATCACCGTCCATCTGCATCGCTGA
- a CDS encoding ABC transporter permease yields the protein MPAQSIWTLLSWGPDGWSDDIASGVLVTVALALATLPFGLVIGFFVAFAKQHEEPSLRLAGNIYTTVFRGLPELVTLFLFFFGMPLLLQHLIRLFNPDATIDVNSFIAGMIVLSLIFSSYASEVFLSAFRAIPKGQYEGGYAIGLSKWQTMRLVVLPQLLRIAFPGLENCWLSLLKDTSLVSVVNLAETLRNAGVAARVTKHSFLFYSLAALIFLLLAILSSIATSYILRSLGRREAR from the coding sequence ATGCCGGCCCAGAGCATTTGGACACTTCTCAGCTGGGGACCGGATGGCTGGAGTGACGACATTGCGTCAGGCGTGCTGGTCACGGTTGCGCTGGCGCTTGCCACGCTTCCCTTCGGCCTGGTGATCGGTTTTTTCGTCGCCTTCGCCAAGCAGCATGAAGAACCTTCGCTGCGACTGGCCGGCAACATCTACACCACTGTCTTTCGCGGCCTGCCTGAACTGGTGACGCTGTTCCTGTTCTTCTTCGGTATGCCACTTTTGCTGCAACATCTCATCCGGTTGTTCAATCCGGACGCGACGATCGACGTCAACAGCTTCATCGCCGGCATGATCGTGCTGTCGCTGATCTTTTCATCCTACGCCAGCGAGGTTTTTCTCTCCGCCTTTCGCGCCATTCCGAAAGGCCAGTATGAGGGCGGCTACGCCATCGGCCTGTCGAAATGGCAGACCATGCGCCTGGTGGTCCTGCCGCAACTGTTGCGCATCGCCTTTCCCGGCCTCGAGAACTGCTGGCTCAGCCTGCTCAAGGACACCTCGCTGGTCTCGGTCGTCAATCTCGCCGAGACCTTACGCAATGCCGGTGTCGCGGCCCGCGTCACCAAACACTCTTTCCTTTTTTACAGCCTTGCGGCGCTGATTTTCCTTCTGCTCGCCATCCTGTCGTCGATTGCTACGAGCTATATCCTGCGCTCGCTCGGGCGAAGGGAGGCGCGATGA